The DNA sequence ACCGTGTTGGCGACACGGATCTGCACGCCGTCGGCCCGCCCCGCGCGCACCGACAGCTCGACCGGCGCGTTCGGCGCGTGCTTGAGCGCGTTGGTCAGCGACTCCTGGACGATGCGGAACGTCGCGCGCGCCAGCGCCTGCGACGCCGCCGCCGCGTCGGACACGAAGACGGTCCCGGCCACGGTCAGCCCCCGCTCGCGCAACCCGTCGAGCAGCGGCACGAGGTCCTCAAGCGTGGCCCCTTGCGTCCCGACGCCGGTCCCGGTGCGCAGCGCCGTCATCAACGCGCGCAGTTCGGCGATGGCCTGCTGCGCCGAGGAGCGCACCTGCCGCGCCGCGACCTTGGCGGCCTCGTTCTGCTGGGTGACCTCGAAGGCCGACGCCTGCATGGCGATGCTCGCGATGTGGTGGGCGACGGTGTCGTGCACCTCGCGCGCGATCAGCTCGCGCTCGTCCTCGCGCAGCGTCTTGTCGTGCAGCACCGCGACGGCGGTGGCCTGGGCCTCCTGCGAGTCGCTCGCGGCCGCCCGGAACCGGCGCGCGAGCCCCGCGCTGACCGCGGCCGCGAGCAGCAGCACGCCCGCGACCCAGAACGACGCCGCCTCGGGCGCATGCGTCAGCACGCCCGTCGTCTGGTCGTAGACGGCGAAGACGCGGTCGCCGGGCGCCCGCGCGGCGTCGCGCCACAGCGCGACGGCGGTCGCCGCCGTGACGGCGGCCGTGCACAGCACCGCGGTGCGCACGCGCGCCGTCGCGATCACCCAGGTCAGCGCGAGCAGCGCCGCGAACGAGTCGAGCGGCAGCACGACGGCGGCCGCCGAGGCCGCGAGCGCCACCGCAACCGGGTGGCGGCGGCGCAGCACGAGCAGTCCCGCCAGCGTCCATCCGACGAGCGCCGCGAGCATCGCGAGGCCCGACACCTCGCCGTCGCGGCCGCCCGCGTAGGCCACTGCGACGCCTGAGCTGAAGACGGCGGTGGTGACGGCCACGACCGTTCCGGCGCGCGCGAGCCGTCGGGGGTCCCGGAGGCGCGCGCTGGGCCCGAACGCCTGGCCTGCGCGGGCTGGTGGAACTGCGGGGGCGCCTGTCACGCCACGGATGCTACGCAGCGGCGCCGACAGGCCGCCTCGCCCGACCGGGCGCCGCTGCGCCGACCGGCTCCCCCGATCGGGTGGGTCGAGTCGACCTGGTCGGGCGATGTGCCTGGTGGCGGTGCCGGGCGACAGTTTCGGGGTCGGCGGCGCACCGCCGGGATGCGGCGTCCGCCGCGCACCGGTCAGCGCCCGCCACGGAGCGCGAGCTCCTGACCGTCGACATCCCGACCCTCGGAGGAAGAACCATGAGCGCCTCGCTCACCCCCACCCCCTCGCCCCTGCCGGCCCCGCCCGCGGCTGCGCGGCCGACGGGCAACGCTCTGGCCACGGCCGGCTTCGTCGTCGGCCTCGTCGCCCTGGCGCTGTGCCTGGTCCCGATCGTCAACAACGTGGCCTTCGTCCTCGGGGCGCTGGGCCTGGTCTTCGGGATCGTCGGACTCCTCAAGGCGCGCAAGGGCGCCGGACGACGGGGCCTGGCGATCGCCGCGATCGTCTTGTCGGTGCTCGCCGGCGCTGGCGTGATCGCGTCGCAGGCGTTCTACGGCAAGGTGCTCGACGGGGTCTCGGACGCCCTCGACACCCGCCCGACGCCCGACGCCGCGGCGCCCGGGGCCGGCGACGAGGACGCCGCGCAGGACGCGTCCGACGCCGACAGCGAGGACGTCGCGGGCGACGACGGGGCGGCGCCCGAGGCCGGCACGCGCGCCAACCCCTTGCCCGCGGGCACGACCGTGAGCACGGCCGACTGGCAGGTCACCGTCGGCACGCCGCGCGAGGCGTGGGGCGAGATCTCGCAGGCCAACCCCTTCAACCAGCCGCCCGCCGACGGCACGCAGTACTGGATCGTCCCGTTGAGCGGGACGTTCACCGGCTCCGACCCCGCGACGCCGTGGATCGACCTGTCGGTCGCGTTCGTCGGAGACGACTCGGTGACCTACGACGACACCTCCTGCGGGGTGCTCCCCGACAGCCTGTCGGACATCGGTGAGCTCTACCAGGGCGCGCAGTTCTCGGGCAACGCCTGCGTCGTGGTCCCGGCCGACGCGCCCGGCCTGTTCACGCTGCGCACGGGCCTGTTCGACTCCCCGGTGTTCTTCTCGAAGTGACGGCTCGAAGGGACGGTGTGGGCCCGGGCCCCGGACGGCGCGTCGCCCGTCTGGGGCCTGGGCCCGCAGCGCGCCCGGACGCTTGGCGTCCCCCGAGTCGCCGACGACGACGCCGCGTCGCCGGACGCAGCGCGCGCCGCGCCGCGGCGAAGGTTCCACCGCGCGCCCGCGCGCGCTAGGTTGCCCTCGAAACCGATCCCGGGTGAGGTGGCCCGGCATCCGAGGGGAGGACGCGTGGACGTCGCACTCTGGGTCGTGGCCGGACTGCTCGCTGCGGTCTGTCTGGCGGTCGGCTGCGTCAAACTCCTGCGCGGCAGCGCCCTGGCCGAGCGGATGGCGTGGGTCGAGGCGTTCCCCGACGTCGTCGTCCGGCTCATCGGACTGTGCGAGATCGCGGGCGCGCTCGGGCTGGTGCTCCCCCAGGCCACCAGCACGGCGGCATGGCTGACTCCGCTCGCGGCCGCGGGCATCACGCTGCTGCAACTGTTGGCGATCGGCGTCCATGTGCGGCGCGGCGAGACGCAGCAACTGGCCATCAACGTCGTGCTGATGGTGCTCGCGCTGGTGGTCGCCGTCGGCCGGTTCGCGCAGTGGACGACGGCCGCGGCCTGACCGCCGTCACTCGAAGCCGAACTGCGCGCCCTGGTGCGCCGGGCGCAGCCACGTCTCGAACGCGCCCCGCAGCCCCTTGCGCGAGTCGACCCCGACCTTGCGGTAGGTCTTGAACAGGTGGTGCTCGACGGTGCGCGTGCTGAGCACCAGGGCTCCGGCGATGTCGACGGCCGCCAGCCCGTCGACGGCGTAACGCGCGATCTCGACCTCGCGCGGTGACAGGTCGACCGCGTGGGCGAGCCGCGCGAACACGCCCTCCAGCCCTCGCGTGCGCGGGATGACGCGCTCCCACACGCGCAACGCCTCGCCGGCCGCCGCCACGTGGTCCCCCGACTCGTAGAGCGCGAGCGCGCGCTGGACGCCCGCCCGGCACGCGTACAGCCACGCCCCCGCCGCGGCGAACGTCTCCTCGAGCGCGCCGAGACGCTCGACATCACGCTCGGCGACCGCCTGCGCGAGGCACAGCAGCGCACGCGGCAGCGGGCTCTCGACGACGGACAGGGGCGCCAGGAACGGCGCCAGGCGCTCGCGGTCGGGGTGCGCCTCGACGGCCTCGACGAGCGCGAAGACCGCCGGCGCGAGGAAGCCGCGCTCGGTCGCCCACTCGACGTCGCTCCACAGCGCGTCGCCGGCCACACCGGGGTCGGCCTGCGGCGAGGTCGCCATGAAGGGGAAGGGGCCGAACCGTTGCCGCTCGGCCTGATCGCGCGCCTTGCGGCAGGGCGTGGCGTCCTGGCCCAGCCAGCGCGCCTTGGCCTCGGACAGGCCGACGACGCCGGACCGGTACTGCGCGTCGAACGCCGGGACCGCGGTGAAGGTCATGATCAGCGAGACGACCTCCTCCAGGCGTTCGATGTTCCCCTGGACCGCGGCGGCGAGGGCTGCGACGTAGCCGAGCGACTGCAACGCCCCCGGGCTGCGCTCGCTGCGCGCGGTGTCGAAGCGCTTGCTGACCCACAGGCGCGCCTGGTCGACCTCACCGCTGTAGAGCAGCGCGAGCCCGCGGCACACGTCGCCGTGATAGCGCAGCACGCTGTTCTCGGGCTGGCACCGGTCGAACTCGGCGAGCGTGGACACGGCCTCTCCCCGGGCGATCTTGTGTTCGAGGCTCGCGCCCCAGCCGACCTCCTCGCAGAACGAGGCGCCCGAGAGCGTGTCGACGCCCACCGTCGCGGGCACACGGTCGAGCACCATCTCCATGTGGGCCGCCACGGCGTCGGCGGCGCCGCGGGCGTTCGGGTAGCGCCGAACCAGGTCGTTGAGGCTCGCCGCCGCCCCCTCGCGGTCGCCGCGCGAGGTCGCCTGATAGAGCGCATACCCCGAGGCGAACTCGACGTTCGCCGACTCCGAGCAGGACGACCCGTCGGTGCGCGCGTAGACGTCGGCCGCGTCGGCGATGGGATCCTCCGCCTGGAACAGCGCCACCAGCAGCGGAATGGCGGCGGTGGCGGTGGGGTCGTCCTCCCAGGCCGCGAGCCGCTCCCGCGCCTCGGCCCGCTGGTCGTCGGCGATGATCCGGCTCAGGATGGCGTCACCCACCGGGAGCGCGGCCACGACGTCGTGCGCCAGCCGTCCCGAAGGCGCCCGCCCCTCCACCGCGAGGCGCTGGCGGATGGCGGCGCGCTTCGACGACGTGCACTCGCGCGCGAGGTACTCGCCCACGACCGGCGGGTACAGCCCGACCGCGCCCTCGTCGGCGCCGTCGATGACCTCGACGAGCCCGAGCTCGTTGAGCCGTTCGAGCTGCGTGCCGGGGATCATCACTCGCGCGTCCTGAACCGCGAACGGCCCCGCCGCGGCGAGCAGCGTCAGCGCGTCGACGTCCTCGGCGGACGCGTCGACCAGCAGCGCCTCGACGGCCTGCCCGAGCTGCGGCGACCACAGCGACCCGGTCGCGGCCCACACGTCACCCGAGAGCGTGAGCCGCCCGGTGCGCTGCGCCACGAGCGAGATCGCGCGCGCCAGGCCGGGCAGACCACCGGACATGGTCGCGATCCTCGCCATGGTCGCCGCGGCGACGGGCGCGCCGAGGTCGCGTTCGAGCACGCCGCGCAGCGCGTCGAACGTCAAGGGGCGCACCAGGTGGCGGATGCTCGGCTGGGCGGCGGCCAGGAGGCGACGCAGCGGGGCGGCGGGCCGCGGGCCGATGCGCCGCGAGACGATCATCGGCGCCGACGTCGTGGCCCGGACCGCGGCGACGACGCCCGCGCTCACGTCGTCGAGGTCGTCGACGTCGTCGACCACCAGGACGCCCTGAGGCGAGACCTCGTCGCGCAGGTAGTTGACGGACTCGCAGATCGACGTCTGCCGCCCGAGCTCGGGGAGGGACGCGAGCAGGGTCGCGAGCGGCCGCTCCCGCAGGGCGCCGATGCCGCGCACGCGGATGGGCCGCTGCTCGCGCAACCTCAGGATCGCGCACACCTCGTCGAGCACGACCGATCGGCCCGAGCCGGGCCGTCCGACGATCTCGACGCTCACGCCCTTGGCGAGGCACTCGATCGCGGTCGGGGCGAAGTCCATCGGCACCTCCCATGACGCCTTTGTCGACGGGCCGCGGAGCGCGAGTCGTCGTGAGGAGAGCGTCATTCGGCCAGGCATCGCGCGACGGCGGGACGGCGTCATGTGCGTTGACTTGTGGCACGCGTCCGGCGGGGAAATCCCTAGTGATCCCCCCGCCGCTGACGTGTCAGTAGATCGTGCGTCCGTGCGCGTCGGCGACGCCCGAGTGGCGCAGGAAGTAGGTGTTGACCACGTCGCGCCAGTCGGTGGCCGAGCGGACCTGCTCGGCGAACCGCTCAGTGACGCGCTCGGCCACGTCGGCTGGGAACGCGTCTTGGGCCTCGGTCCACCGCCGCGCCGCCTCCAGCACCCGCTCGAGGCCCTCGAAGTGCGTGTCGTAGACGTGCTGCACCACGGTCTTGCCGCTGTGCAGCACGTGCGAGTACGGCACGTGGTGGAAGAACAGCAGCAGCTCGTCGGGGCAGGTGTCGAGCGACTCGTACACGTCGCTCCATGGAGCGGGGTACTGGCCGGTGTACCCCGATCCGGTCGCGCGGGTGCGGTCGACGCCGACGCCGTCGCGGTCGGCGAAGTGGTAGGTGCCCCACGGGGAGTACTCGTACCCGTCGGGCGAGGGGCCGTAGTGCGAGCCGGGCTGGACCATGAAGCACACGCCGAGCGGGGCGGTGTACATCTCGTAGGTCTCCCACGACTGGTCGAGGATCGCGTGCAGCGTCTCGCGCACCAGCGCGGTCGCGCCGGGGAAGGTCAGCGCGATCCACTCGTCAAGGATCGCGATCGGGTCGGCCGTGGGGTCCCACGCCAGGCGGCCCCAGGCGTAGAGGTTGGCCTGGGCGAACGGGTGACCCGTCCAGAACACGTCGTCGCCCACGTTCGAGACGGCGGCGAGACCGCCCACCCGCGTCCCGTCGCCGAGCGGGTGGCGCCCGGCGGCGACGTCGGCCATGGTGCGCCCCGAGCGCGAGCCGTCGCCGTCCTGTCCCCAGTAGGGGAATGCGAGCAGCTGCGACCACATGCGCCCGAGGTACACCGCGTGCTTCTGGTGCCCGAGGTACTCGGTGGTCACCTGGAACTCGGGCGCCACCCGCGTGCGCGGCATCGCGGCGATCGCGGGCGAGGTGGCCTCGCGCACCTGGAAGTCGAGCGGGCCGTGCTTGATCTGCACGATGACGTTGTCCGCGAACGTGCCGTCGTACGGGGCGAAGTGCTCGAACGCGGCCTTGGCGCGGTCGGTGCGCCGATCACGCCAGTCCTGCTCGTGGTTGTAGACGAAGGCCCGCCAGTGGATCAGCCCGCCGTGCGGCGCGACGGCGGCGGCGAGCATGTTGGCGCCGTCGGCGTGGGTGCGCCCGTAGGCGAACGGGCCAGGCTGCCCCTCCGAGTCGGCCTTGATGACGAACCCGCCGAAGTCGGGGATGGCGGCCCAGACGCGGTCGGCGGCGCCCGCCCACCACTCCTGGACGCCGGCGTCGAACGGGTCCGACGTCGCCAGCCCGCCCAGGCGCACCGGCGAGGCCCATGAGACCGACAGGTGCGTGGTGATGCCGTAGGGCCGGAACGCGGCGGCGATGCGCGCGACGTCGGGCAGCAGGTCGTCGAGCAGGCGCGTCTCGGCCGGCCCCACGTTGACGTTGTTGATCGCGACGCGGTTGACGCCCGACGCCGCCAGCAGGCGCGCGTACTGCGCCACCCGCGTCAGGTCCTCGCGCACGACTCCGGCCTCGTAGAAGATCGAGCCGCCCGCGTACCCGCGCTCGACCTGGCCCATGACGGGGTGCACCGCGATGTTGTCCCAGTGGTCGAGCATGCGCAGCGGGGTGTGCGGGGCGTGCCGCTCGACGACGTCGGCGCCGGTGAACGCCCTCTCGCCGAGCCGCACCAGGTGGAACAGCCCGTAGAGCAACCCGCGCGCGTCGCTCGCCGTCACGGTGACGACGCCGCCTGCGCGGGCGTACGTGAACGCCTCCGGGTCGAGGTCGCCGTCGGACTGGAACTGCGGCGCGGCGTCGGCGGGCCGCAGCGCGAGCACGACGTCGGCCGCCTCCGCGGCCTCGACGGCGGCGCCGCCGTGCGCTGCGAGCGCGGCCGTGACCTCGGCTCTCACCGTGTCCGCGACGGGTGAGGCGTCGTCGAGCACGAGAGCCACGCGCCGCGACCCGAGCGGCGCGAACGCCGCCTCGGGAAGCCACGCCGGGTGGACCGCGGGGTCGGCGGGGACGGGGTGCGAGGGGCGGTTGAGGGTCACGTCGGAGCGCTCCAGTGCGATCAGGTGAGACGAGAGGAAACGATTGCAGCCTAAGCCCGAGCGCCCCGGCGCCTCCACGGGATAGGCTTGCTGCGAACGTTTGCATTGGCGCGAAGGAGCCCCTCCCATGACTCACACATCTGTCGTTCCCCGGCTTGGCCCCCAGACGGTGCTGCCGGCCGGCGTCGCCCCGGCTCCGGTGGTTCCTGCGGGGGTGGGGATCGTGCACCTGGGGTGGGGCGCGTTCCACCGCGCGCATCAGGCGGTGTACACGCAGGAGGCGATGGCGGCCTCGGGCGACTTGCGGTGGGGGATCCTGGGCGACGTCGAGCGCACCCCGGCGCTGGCGGCGGCGTTGGCGGCCCAGGGCGGTCGGTACACGGTGTTGACCGTGGGCCGAGACTCCGATGGGGGTGTCGTGGAGCGGGCGCAGGTGGTGGCCTCGGTGGTCGGCGCCGCCTACCCGCGCGAGGAGACTGCGCGGCTGTTGGCCGCGATGGCCGCGCCGAGCACACACGTGATCACGCTGACGGTCACGGAGAAGGGGTATCTGCGCACGCGGGAGGGGCGCCTGGACCTCGACCAGGCCCGCCCCGACGTGGAGGCGTTCGCCGCCGAGCTCTCCGGGACCGAGGCCGCGAGTGCGGCGGTCACTGCCATGGGTCTGCTGGTGCGGGGGCTGGGCGCGCGGTTCCGGGCGGGCGCGACGCCGGTGACGGTGCTCAGCTGCGACAACATGGCGCACAACGGCAAGGTCCTCAAGGCGGTGGTGGACGAGTTCGTCGCCGCGGCCGGGCCGGTCGCCCAGGGGTTCGCGGCGTGGCTGGCCACCAGCACGACGTGGCCCAGCTCGATGGTCGACCGCATCACGCCGGCAGTGACTGCGGCGACGCTGGACCGGGTCGAGGAGATCCTCGGGGCGCGTGACGAGGCCGCAATCGCGGCCGAGCCGTTCAAGCAGTGGGTCATCGAGGACGCGTTCGCGGGCCCGCGCCCGCCGTGGGAGCTGGCCGGCGCCGAGCTGACTGACGACGTCGCCCCGTGGGAGGAGGCAAAGCTGCGCATGCTCAACGGCACGCACTCGCTCATCGCCTACGCCGGGCGCCTGTTCGGGTACGCGACCATGGCCGAGGCCGTGGTGGCCCCCGAGATCGCCGACCACGCCCGCGCCTACCTGCTCGACGACGCCCTGCCGAGCGTCACCGTGCCGACCGGAGCGGACCTGCCCGCCTACGCCCGCAGCCTGCTCGACCGGTTCGCCAACCCCGCCACCGGGCACACCACGCGGCAGGTCTCGACGGACGGCACCCAGAAGATCCCCTTCCGCTGGGGCGGCGCCCTGGACCACCACCTCGCGGCGGGTCGCGTGCCCCAGGGCATCGCGTTCGGCCTGGCCGCCTGGAGCGAGTTCGTGCGCCGCGCCGTGCGCGACGGCGTCGACCTGGGCGACCCCGCGGGCGCCGAGGCCCTGACCGCGACCGTCGCCGCGACCGGCGGCGGAGCCGAGGAGGTCGCCCGCGCGCTGCTGACCATCCCCGGCCTGCTGTCCGAGGTCGCCGCGACCCACCCCGCCCTGTCCGACGCCGTCGCCGCCCACGCCCGCGCCCTGGCCGCCGCGAGCGACGCCCTCCTCTAGCCCCGACCTAGCCCCCGACGGCCCCTGGTCTCGACAGGCTCGACCACCGGCGGTCGAGCCTGTCGAGACCCCCCACCCGCACGCACCCCCCTTTTGAGATGAGAGGCGCCCCCGATGAAGATGGGCTTTCGCTGGTACGGCGACGGCAACGACACCGTCGCCCTTGACGACATCCGCCAGATCCCCGGCGTCACCACGATCGTGTGGTCCCTGCACCACAAGCAGGCCGGGCAGGTGTGGACCGAGGACGAGATCACCGCGCAGATCGCCCGGATCGAGGACCTGACCCCCGACCATCACGCCCGCGGGGTGACCAAGACCCTGCGCGCCGACGTCGTGGAGTCGGTCAACGTGCATGAGTCGATCAAGCTCGGCAAGACCGTCCTGGGCCTGGACCGCGACACCGCGATCGAGAACTACCGCACCACCATCGCCCGCCTCGGGCGGGCCGGGGTGCGCGTGGTCTGCTACAACTTCATGCCCGTCTTCGACTGGCTGCGCACCGACATGTTCCACCCCCTGCCCGACGGCTCCACCGCCCTGTACTACGAGAAGGCGATCGTGGACCAGATGACCCCCGAGTCACTCATCGCCTCGATGAACCTCGACGACGGCGGCCTGACCCTGCCCGGCTGGGAGCCCGAGCGCCTCGCGTCCTTCCAGGAGCTCAAGGACGCCTACGTCGGGGTCACCCGCGAGGACATGTACGCCAACTACCAGTACTTCCTGGACGCCGTGATCCCGGTGTGCGAGGAGTACGACGTCAAGCTCGGCGTGCACCCCGACGACCCCGCCTTCGACATCTTCGGCTGGCCCCGCGTCGTGTCCCGCAAGGCCGACCTCGCCCGCGTCCTGTCCCTCAACGACAGCCCCCACCACGGCCTGACCCTGTGCCTGGGCTCGTTCGGCTCCAACCCCGACTCCGACCCCGTCGACGCCGTCACCACGTTCATGGACCGCATCCACTTCTCCCACGTGCGCAACATCAAGCACTACCCCAACGGCGACTTCACCGAGGTCGCCCACCGCGCGAGCGAGGGCTCGATCGACACCGTCGGCATCATGCGCGCCTACGCCGCGGCCGGATACACCGGCTACATCCGCCCCGACCACGGCCGCCACCTATGGGACGAGAACCGCGGCAACACCCCCCGCCCCGGCTACGGCCTCTACGACCGCGCCCTCGGCGTCCAATACCTCCTGGGGTGCTGGGACACCGCCACCCACCAGGCCTGACCCACCCCGAAACCACAACCCCCCAATACGTGTGGGGGACCCGGCCACGCCCACCAGCACAACCGGGCCCCCCACACCGACGAGCGCGTATTCGCTACCCGTCTGCCGGACGGCCTTTCCCGTACCACGCCGCCAGCCCCGCCAGGCCGGTGGCGTAGCGGCCGAGATCGGTGACCTCAGCGTGGTTCGTGACGATGGTCAGCAGTTCGGCGACAGCCTCGTCATGGCGGTGGGCCTCGTTGAGCGTGAGCGCCCGGAACACGCGGACGGAGTCCGACTCCGGGAACTCGCGGGCGGCACGATCGAGCACCACCAGCGAGGCGTCGTACTCGCCGAGCCAACGCAGCGTGCTGCCGTACTGGCACAGACAGCGGCGCAGGCTCTCGCCTGAGAGCCCGAGCCGAAGCGCCTCCTCGTAGCGACCACGCGCCTCGGCCTCCCGTCCCGCCGTGTCGTAGGCGCCCGCGACCTCGTAGGTCAGCACCGGATGGCCGGGATGTTGAGCCAGGAGCTCTTCGAAGTAGGCGATCGTCGGCGCCATGTCGCCGCGATCGCGGCGCTCGTACCCCAGCGCGATCGCAGCCTCAAGCTCGGGAGTCACCGTGGCCGTCATGGCGCGATCGTAGGCCCCGGCGCCGGCACACCCGGCAACGGGCGAGGCCCGGCCCGCCGTCTGGCAGGCCGGGCCTCGCCCGTCGATGCTTGATCAGCGCACGCCGACGACGTCCACGACGAAGACGAGGGTGTCGCCGCCGCCGATGCCGGCCTGCGGGACGCCGCGGGCTCCGTAGCCGTGCTCCGGCGGGATCGACAGCAGCACGCGGTCGCCCACGTTGCGCCCGACAAGGCCCTTGTCCCAGCCGCCGATGACGGCGCCGACGCCGATCGGGAAGTCGATCGTGGCGCCGCGGTCGTAGGAGTTGTCGAAGACGTGGCCGCCCCACGTCTGGCCGAGGTAGTTGACGACGATGGTGCGTCCGGCCTCGACGACCGGGCCGGAGCCCTCCAGCAGGACCTGCACCTGCAGGCCGGCCGGGGCGCCGTCGGCGGGGAACGTGAGCTCGGGCTTGTCGCCGAACGTGCCGGAGGCGGTGGGGAGCGTGGTCACGACGTACCTCTTCAGGGGATCGGGGGGATGTGCCCGGCAAGCCTACGCGGGCGGCGCGCCGCCCGCGGCTCAGCTCGCGAGGTAGCCCAACAGGTCGTGGCGCGTCAGGACGCCCACGGGGTTGCCGTCGTCGACCACGAGCAGCGCGTCGGCGTCGTGCAGGGCGTCGCGCACCGCGTCGATCCCCTCGCCCGTGCCGACCAGCGGGAAACGCGCCTCCATATGGGCCGAGACGGGGTCGGCCAGCTCGGCCTTGCCGCTGAACACCAGGTCGAGCAGCCTGCGCTCGGTGAGCGAGCCGGCGACCTCCCCGATCTTGACCGGCGGCTCGGCGACCACGACGGGCATCTGCGAGACGCCGTACTCACGCAGCATCTCGATCGCGTCGTGCACCGTGTCGGTCGGGTGCGCGTGCACGAGCTGGGGCAGGTCTCCGGCCTTGGAGCGCAGCACGTCGCCCGCGGTGACGCCGTCGGACGCCGAGAGGAACCCGTACGAGCGCATCCACGCGTCGTCGAAGATCTTCGACATGTATCCGCGTCCGGAGTCCGGGAGCAGCACCACGATGACCGCCTTGGCCGCGGCCTCGGGGTCCTCGTCCTCGAGCCGCCGCGCCAGGCGCAGCGCGGCCGTGACCGCCATGCCGCACGAGCCGCCGACCAACAGCCCCTCCTCCTTGGCCAGCCGCCGGGTCATGAGGAACGAGTCGGCGTCGCTCACGGCGATGATCTCGTCGGGCACCTGCGGGTCGTAGGCGGCGGGCCAGAAGTCCTCCCCCACGCCCTCGACCAGGTAGGGGCGCCCGTCTCCGCCCGAGTACACCGACCCGGCGGGGTCGACGCCGACGACGCGCACCCGGCCGCCGTCGGCCCCGCCCCGGTCGGCCGACGCGTCGTGCAGGTACCGCCCCGTGCCGGTGATGGTGCCGCCCGTGCCGACGCCCGCGACGAAGTGCGTGACGCGCCCGTCGGTGTCGTCCCAGATCTCCGGACCCGTCGACTCGTAGTGCGAGGCGGGACCGTTGGGGTTCGCGTACTGGTTGGGCTTCCACGCGTCCGGGATCTCGCGCAGCAGACGGTCGCTGACCGAGTAGTACGAGTTCGGATCCTCGGGCGCCACCGCCGTCGGCGTCACGACGACGCGGGCCCCGTACGCGGCCAGCACGTCGCGCTTGTCCTTGCTGACCTTGTCGGGGCACACGAACACGCACTGGTAGCCCTTGCGCTGGGCCACGAGCGCCAGCCCGACGCCGGTGTTGCCGGACGTCGGCTCGACGATCGTGCCGCCCGGCCGCAGCTCGCCCGACGCCTCGGCGGCCTCGATCATCTTCAGGGCGATGCGGTCCTTCACGGAGCCGCCCGGGTTGAGGTACTCGACCTTGGCGAGGATGGTCGCGGACAGGCCCGCGGTCACGGAGTGGAGCCGGACCAGCGGCGTGTGTCCCACCAGGTCGGAGATGTGCTCGGCGTAACGCATGGGGACATCCTGCCCCACGACGACGCCGGCCCGGCAGCCGGGAGGGCTGCCGGGCCGGAGGGCCGCCGCAGTGCGGGTCAGGCGCCGGTCAGTCGCGGCCCTGCAGGATGGCCAGCAGGCGCAGGAACTCCAGGTAGAGCCACACGAGCGTGACCAGCAGGCCGAACGCCGCCGCCCAGGCGTAGCGCGCAGGGACGCCCTGCTCGACGCCGCGCTTGATCGAGTCGAAGTCGACGATGAGCGAGGCCGCGGCCAGTCCGATCGCCACGAGGCCGACGACGACGCCGAGCGCGCCGCCGCGAGCGCCCGCCCCGGCCAGTACGCCGGTCCACACGAGCACCAGGTTGATGAGCTGGAAGGCCAGGAAGCCGACCAGGGCGATCACCAGCCAGCGGGTGAACTTGGGCGTGACGCGCACCCGTCCCGACTTGTAGAGGAACAGCGCCGCGGCGAACGTGACCATGGTCGCGAGCACCGCCTGGAAGACCAGGCCCGGGACGGGTTGCCCGTTGATCGGGCTGGCGTTCTGGAACGCGTAGGAGATGCCGCCGAGGAACACCCCCTGCGCCGCCGCGTACAGCAGGATGAGCGGCGGGCTCGGCTGCTTCTTGAAGGCGTTGATGAGGCCGAAGACGAGGCCCACGACCATGCCCAGCGGCCAGATCTGCGGCGCCAGCTGCCAGGTCGCGGCCGCGACCACGACCAGCAGGGCCAGCAGGCCACCGGTCTTGACGATGACGTCGTCGTAGGTGAGGCGCTTGGTGTCGGCCGTCGTCGCGGCCGGCGCGTTGTAGAGGTTCTCCAGCGAGGCGGCGTCGGCCGCCTTCGCGCCGTAGCCGCCCGCCTGGTAGGC is a window from the Xylanimonas ulmi genome containing:
- a CDS encoding sensor histidine kinase, with translation MAVTTAVFSSGVAVAYAGGRDGEVSGLAMLAALVGWTLAGLLVLRRRHPVAVALAASAAAVVLPLDSFAALLALTWVIATARVRTAVLCTAAVTAATAVALWRDAARAPGDRVFAVYDQTTGVLTHAPEAASFWVAGVLLLAAAVSAGLARRFRAAASDSQEAQATAVAVLHDKTLREDERELIAREVHDTVAHHIASIAMQASAFEVTQQNEAAKVAARQVRSSAQQAIAELRALMTALRTGTGVGTQGATLEDLVPLLDGLRERGLTVAGTVFVSDAAAASQALARATFRIVQESLTNALKHAPNAPVELSVRAGRADGVQIRVANTVEPGAAPGPGTRSGTVIMAERAAALGGTFHAGVEAGRYVVVAHLPWREATA
- a CDS encoding DUF4190 domain-containing protein codes for the protein MSASLTPTPSPLPAPPAAARPTGNALATAGFVVGLVALALCLVPIVNNVAFVLGALGLVFGIVGLLKARKGAGRRGLAIAAIVLSVLAGAGVIASQAFYGKVLDGVSDALDTRPTPDAAAPGAGDEDAAQDASDADSEDVAGDDGAAPEAGTRANPLPAGTTVSTADWQVTVGTPREAWGEISQANPFNQPPADGTQYWIVPLSGTFTGSDPATPWIDLSVAFVGDDSVTYDDTSCGVLPDSLSDIGELYQGAQFSGNACVVVPADAPGLFTLRTGLFDSPVFFSK
- a CDS encoding DoxX family protein; translation: MDVALWVVAGLLAAVCLAVGCVKLLRGSALAERMAWVEAFPDVVVRLIGLCEIAGALGLVLPQATSTAAWLTPLAAAGITLLQLLAIGVHVRRGETQQLAINVVLMVLALVVAVGRFAQWTTAAA
- a CDS encoding helix-turn-helix transcriptional regulator; translated protein: MDFAPTAIECLAKGVSVEIVGRPGSGRSVVLDEVCAILRLREQRPIRVRGIGALRERPLATLLASLPELGRQTSICESVNYLRDEVSPQGVLVVDDVDDLDDVSAGVVAAVRATTSAPMIVSRRIGPRPAAPLRRLLAAAQPSIRHLVRPLTFDALRGVLERDLGAPVAAATMARIATMSGGLPGLARAISLVAQRTGRLTLSGDVWAATGSLWSPQLGQAVEALLVDASAEDVDALTLLAAAGPFAVQDARVMIPGTQLERLNELGLVEVIDGADEGAVGLYPPVVGEYLARECTSSKRAAIRQRLAVEGRAPSGRLAHDVVAALPVGDAILSRIIADDQRAEARERLAAWEDDPTATAAIPLLVALFQAEDPIADAADVYARTDGSSCSESANVEFASGYALYQATSRGDREGAAASLNDLVRRYPNARGAADAVAAHMEMVLDRVPATVGVDTLSGASFCEEVGWGASLEHKIARGEAVSTLAEFDRCQPENSVLRYHGDVCRGLALLYSGEVDQARLWVSKRFDTARSERSPGALQSLGYVAALAAAVQGNIERLEEVVSLIMTFTAVPAFDAQYRSGVVGLSEAKARWLGQDATPCRKARDQAERQRFGPFPFMATSPQADPGVAGDALWSDVEWATERGFLAPAVFALVEAVEAHPDRERLAPFLAPLSVVESPLPRALLCLAQAVAERDVERLGALEETFAAAGAWLYACRAGVQRALALYESGDHVAAAGEALRVWERVIPRTRGLEGVFARLAHAVDLSPREVEIARYAVDGLAAVDIAGALVLSTRTVEHHLFKTYRKVGVDSRKGLRGAFETWLRPAHQGAQFGFE